GACCCTCAACGAGGCGATGTCCGCGTTGCCCGCAGCCAAGGCGGCCGGTCAGCTGGGTGAACAGCCGGATGGTTATCTTGGGGTGGTGGCTGCCGGCGGCAGCGCCGCGCAGATTGCCGAGCAGATCAACCGCGCACGGCGCGCCGAGTATCAGCGCCTGGCCAGGGAAAACGGCATACAGCAGTCCGATGTCGAATCGATTGCCGGCAAGAAGGCCATCGAGCGTACCGCCAAGGGGCAGTACATCATGCTCAACGGCGTGTGGATGAAGAAGTAGCCTTCACCTCCAATCCAGTGTGAATCAGGGCTTGTCAGAGTCGGGCGAAGGCTTGCCGGGGGACGCGGGCGGCTCGTCCTCGACAATGCCGTGCCGGGCCTTGTAGGCCTCCCATTCTTCCCAGTCATGCGGTGTGCCGGCCTTCGGCCGGCCCGGATGCATGGCACGCTCCAGTGACTTGCCCTTCAGGCTGCTGTCCTTGAAGTCGTCGTCGTCCCCATCCAGTCCGTACTTCTTGAGAAATTCGTCGGCGCGCATGCTGTATCCCTCGAGTGGGAAAACCCCAGTATGGGCGCCGACCCGGTCGGTTGCACCGCCGATGGTCGGCAGAGCTGTTACAGCATTTGTTCAGTCGATCAGCGTAGCCACGCGCATGCGCTCTCGCTCGTCAAACCGGTCCGCGAGCAGCTCGCTGACGGCGGCCTGCTTGTCCTGATCAGCCAGTCCCGGATCGGCAAGAATCGCCTGGCGCTCCTCCGCGAATTGGTCCAGCCGTTGCTGCCATCGGGCGCGCTCCTGGTCCAGTTGCTCCAGCCGCTCGGTGGCTTCCGGCCCAACCAGCTCGAGCCGTAACTGGCGTACCGCCTGCGGCGGCGCCCCCTCTGCCTGCAACGCCCGGGTGCGCTCACCCAGTTGCTGGTGCAGCTGTACTGCCAGCGAATCACGCAAGGCGTCCGGTTGGCGCTGGCGCAGCTCTTCCAGGGCCAGCGCCCGACCTGTTTCATCCAGCTCGCTGTCGTGAAGTATGGCCAGCCGTTCCAGGTGATACTGGTTGTACTGCTCCTCCCGGCCAAACAGGGCTTCGTGTACCAGAGGATCGAAGAGTTCGGCCCGCAGCCGGCGTACGGCCTCCTCGCGCTCGGCAAGCGCGGCCAGGTCAGCGACCACGGGCAGGTCCTGCTCTAACGCGGCTACGCGTTGCTTGTATTCCAGGTACGCATCCAGCAGCTCGTACGCCTCGGTCAGGGCTGGCTGGTTCAGTTGAGCGGCCAGCTGCTGGCGAATCATCTCGACCGCCTGATCCGACTGAACCTCGCCGATCGTAGCCAGGTAGTACTCGAACAGGTCGCGCAGTTGCTCGGTGACCAGCAAATGGCCTCGATGATCGGTCTGCAGTGTGCCGTCCACCTCGGTCCCGCGCAGCGAGGCCGGCGCTTGCCGAGGGATCGCGCTGGTCGCGGCAGGTCTGGTCGACACCTGCTGCAGGGTGGAGCGTGGTGCTTGCAGCGCAGGCGACAGTTCCGCCACCTCCACGGCAGGCCGCGTCAGGTGCCAGCCAAGCAGCAGAATGCAGCCGAGCAGTGGAGCGTAAACGATGGCTTTCATGGTGTGAGGTCCTCGTCGAGCGAAGCCGGCCCGCAGGCCGGCCTGCGCTTACAGACCGGCGTTCTTCAGCCGGTTGGCATGCTGGCGGTAGACCGACACCGGACTGGTCTCGAACAGGCTGGTCAGGCCGAAGGTCTGGTTGACCTCGTCCAGATGGTTCATGCGGTAGTTGTCGCGAATCACCATGCCCAGATGCGAGCTACAGCGTCCTACCAGGCCATCGTTGGCTTCGAAACCGAAGGGAACCGACGAGGCGCCCAGTAACACGTCAGACACGTCGAGAATGTTGGTCAGCGGCTTGGTACCGCCCCAGGAGTAATAGCGCACGCCGCGCACCTGATAAGCGCCTTCGCCACAGGCGCTGGTAGGAATGCCCTGCGGAAATTTGGCGTTGAAGCGCTCCGCGCCGGCCGAGTTGAGTGATTCCAGCGAACCGAGTGAGTTCTGCGGGCTGGTGGATGAACTGCCCGAGAGAAAATTGATCAGCCCACCCAGACCATTGACGATGCCCGCCAGAACGGCCTCTCCACCTGATCCTTCAGGGATCTGGCGAAGGAAGTCGGCCGTCTTCGAGCCCTTGTGTGGCGCGCCGACGCTGGTGACCGAGGCAATCAGATCGGGCCGCACTGCAGCGACGTAGCGGGCAGTGGGGCCGCCATGGCTGTGACCGATCAGGTTGACCTTGCCCTTGCCGCTGATCGCGGCGATTTCCTCGACCTGACGCAGCAGCTGTTCGCCGCGCGCTTCGGAGGTGTCGAGCTGGCTGACCTCGGTAATGTAGACCCTGGCGCCGTCCCGGCGCAGGGCCGACGGGATGCCGTACCAGTAATCGATGCCGAGAATGCTGTCGAAGCCCAGCATGCCGTGCGCCAGCACAATGGGGTAGCGGGTCTGGGTATAGCCGGAGGCCAATGCCTGTTGACTGAAACCGGCGAGCGAGGCGGCAAGCCCCACAGCCAGCGGGATGGAGATCCTGTTACGCATAGCAGGTGTCCTTGGGTCGAGTTTTATTGTTGTTGTGCGACAGCTGCTCCTTGGAGCACGCCAGCCAAGCATAGGCAGCGATAACCCGGCCGGTAAGCCGGGTCGTTGCAGGTCAGGGCGATGACCGGAGCGGCAGGGGATGACTACGAAGTCGATGGCTCTGTTTTGCGATCATTGACGGCAGTGATCCGACGAACGGTCATTCATGGTTTGGTTGTTAGCGGTGCCCCAGGTAAGCATCCATCAAGGATTGCCACTCGGCCGACTCCGTCACGCGCAGCACCTCCTGAGCCAGCGGGCCGCGAAGTTCGCTTCCGGCGGGCAGGGCGAAGGCATACAACTGCTCGGCAAAGGTGTTGCGCAGGATATCCAGACGCCGCTCGCCCAGTTCCCGGTTGCGATACTGCAGCAGGGGCTGGTCGTAGACCACCGCATCCGCCGCGCCATCGGCCACGGCGCGCATGGCGGTGGGCAGGTCGGGATAGCGGGCCTGCTCGATGCGTTGTTCGGTGAGGTACTGGGCGCTGGCTGTATCGGCAACGGTCGCTACCCGCAAACCGGGCAGATCACGCGGGCCGTTGATCTGGCGCTGCAGGTTGCTGACGGTCAGGGCTGACGTGATTGCTGCGGTGAAACTGGCGACCATGATCAAACCGGCAAACATCCAGACCAGCGCTATCAGGCGG
Above is a window of Halopseudomonas nanhaiensis DNA encoding:
- a CDS encoding lipase secretion chaperone; protein product: MKAIVYAPLLGCILLLGWHLTRPAVEVAELSPALQAPRSTLQQVSTRPAATSAIPRQAPASLRGTEVDGTLQTDHRGHLLVTEQLRDLFEYYLATIGEVQSDQAVEMIRQQLAAQLNQPALTEAYELLDAYLEYKQRVAALEQDLPVVADLAALAEREEAVRRLRAELFDPLVHEALFGREEQYNQYHLERLAILHDSELDETGRALALEELRQRQPDALRDSLAVQLHQQLGERTRALQAEGAPPQAVRQLRLELVGPEATERLEQLDQERARWQQRLDQFAEERQAILADPGLADQDKQAAVSELLADRFDERERMRVATLID
- a CDS encoding ion channel, coding for MTAEREAEFDFTHPFYQTGLAIGVPREDSAGILRSLGALLSWQFLSLVAGLGLLLLAVGSLLWLVERRRNAEQFGGSPAQGIGASFWWAAVTMTTVGYGDKAPVTLAGRLIALVWMFAGLIMVASFTAAITSALTVSNLQRQINGPRDLPGLRVATVADTASAQYLTEQRIEQARYPDLPTAMRAVADGAADAVVYDQPLLQYRNRELGERRLDILRNTFAEQLYAFALPAGSELRGPLAQEVLRVTESAEWQSLMDAYLGHR
- a CDS encoding triacylglycerol lipase codes for the protein MRNRISIPLAVGLAASLAGFSQQALASGYTQTRYPIVLAHGMLGFDSILGIDYWYGIPSALRRDGARVYITEVSQLDTSEARGEQLLRQVEEIAAISGKGKVNLIGHSHGGPTARYVAAVRPDLIASVTSVGAPHKGSKTADFLRQIPEGSGGEAVLAGIVNGLGGLINFLSGSSSTSPQNSLGSLESLNSAGAERFNAKFPQGIPTSACGEGAYQVRGVRYYSWGGTKPLTNILDVSDVLLGASSVPFGFEANDGLVGRCSSHLGMVIRDNYRMNHLDEVNQTFGLTSLFETSPVSVYRQHANRLKNAGL
- a CDS encoding YdbL family protein, whose amino-acid sequence is MRMTFRIGGLVLALLLSVSAWAMTLNEAMSALPAAKAAGQLGEQPDGYLGVVAAGGSAAQIAEQINRARRAEYQRLARENGIQQSDVESIAGKKAIERTAKGQYIMLNGVWMKK